One region of Wyeomyia smithii strain HCP4-BCI-WySm-NY-G18 chromosome 3, ASM2978416v1, whole genome shotgun sequence genomic DNA includes:
- the LOC129728967 gene encoding cytochrome P450 4c21-like codes for MFFLLLLLSLFLGALLIREYLRRKYAFAKDLPVAERTKEIFGIEYGLVGMTDEQRFDIVNKVFRDNDRLFQIWVGPVVLLGVSHPDLIQKVLAHTDCLQKPFFYDFVGFEHGIFSAKYDLWKGQRKALNPTFNLRILNSFVPIFVTCCRKLVDEMHQVKEGETIDMFKYTSKCALEMICGTTLGSDALNRDGKDAFLSHLEEIFGYISRRMLGMHLHLDVIYKLTPSYRKEMHARKESVIFASKIVQEKKEAFRLAQQTKTTPVSNDSDPEAEDYKKPQIFIDQLLSMSDNSRAFTDEEILHNVFVMLVAGNDTSGLAVAHASLFLAMYQNIQEKVYTEIIEHFPTEDVPVTAESLKLLVYTEMFIKEVLRHCPVAPNIARQNMKPIELDGINIPAGNVFIFTFWTLHRRKDIWGPNAYEFDPDNFLPERCRDRNPNAYMPFSTGARNCLGARYAMISVKVMLIYILRNFRLHTEIRHEDIKYKFGMTLKMNIHHSIQLEKRKS; via the exons ATGTTTTTCCTTCTTTTACTGTTGAGTCTCTTCTTGGGGGCCTTACTAATTCGGGAATAtctaagaagaaaatatgcattCGCCAAAGACCTACCAGTTGCAGAACGGACCAAGGAAATTTTTGGCATCGAATATGGGCTGGTCGGAATGACGGACGAACAGCGGTTCGATATAGTGAATAAAGTGTTTAGGGATAACGATCGGCTCTTCCAGATTTGGGTTGGCCCGGTTGTACTACTGGGAGTTAGTCATCCAgatttgatacaaaaagttttaGCGCATACGGATTGTTTGCAAAAACCATTCTTTTACGATTTCGTTGGATTTGAACATGGTATTTTCTCTGCGAAGT ATGACTTGTGGAAAGGGCAGAGGAAGGCACTTAACCCGACATTCAATCTGAGAATTTTGAACAGCTTCGTGCCAATTTTTGTGACATGCTGCCGAAAACTAGTGGATGAGATGCATCAGGTGAAAGAAGGAGAGACGATTGACATGTTCAAGTACACCTCAAAATGTGCATTAGAGATGATCTGTGGAACTACACTTGGTAGCGATGCGTTAAATCGCGATGGCAAGGATGCCTTTTTAAGTCATCTCGAGGA AATCTTTGGATACATATCAAGAAGAATGCTAGGTATGCATCTGCACTTAGATGTAATATACAAGCTAACACCATCTTATCGAAAAGAAATGCATGCACGGAAAGAGAGCGTTATTTTTGCGTCAAAG ATTGTCCAAGAGAAGAAAGAGGCTTTTCGACTTGCACAACAAACTAAAACCACTCCAGTCAGCAACGATTCGGATCCGGAAGCAGAAGACTACAAAAAACCTCAAATTTTCATTGATCAACTGCTGTCCATGAGCGATAACAGTCGTGCATTCACTGATGAGGAAATTCTCCATAATGTTTTCGTAATGCTGGTTGCC GGCAATGATACTTCCGGATTAGCAGTGGCTCACGCGTCACTGTTCCTAGCTATGTACCAAAACATTCAGGAAAAAGTTTATACTGAAATCATTGAGCACTTTCCTACCGAAGATGTACCTGTTACTGCAGAGTCCCTGAAATTACTAGTGTATACCGAAATGTTTATCAAAGAAGTGCTAAGACATTGTCCGGTGGCTCCGAATATCGCCCGCCAAAATATGAAACCTATAGAATTGGATGGTATCAATATTCCGGCTGGCAATGTATTTATTTTTACCTTTTGGACGCTGCACAGAAGAAAGGACATTTGGGGTCCCAACGCATACGAATTTGACCCAGACAATTTTCTACCAGAGCGATGTCGTGACCGTAATCCAAATGCTTACATGCCATTCAGCACTGGAGCTCGGAATTGTTTAG GTGCACGCTACGCAATGATAAGCGTAAAAGTTATGCTCATATATATCTTGAGAAACTTTCGGTTACACACTGAAATTAGACATGAGGATATCAAATATAAATTCGGCAtgacattgaaaatgaacatCCACCACTCAATTCAACTGGAAAAACGAAAATCGTGA
- the LOC129727217 gene encoding cytochrome P450 4c21-like isoform X1 — MFSLLLLISLLLGILLVREYLRRRHAFAKDLPVAARIKEILGVDYGMIGLTDEQRFDILSRMFGKYDRFFQIWVGPTIVLGVSHPDLMQKVLAHTDCLQKAFFYDFVGFEHGVFSAKYDLWKGQRKALNPTFNLRILNSFVPIFVTCCQKLVGEMHQVKEGDTIDMFKYTSKCALEMVCGTTLGSDVLNRDGKDAFLKHLEDIFGFISRRMLGIHLYFDAVYKLTPSYRKEMYARKECVVFASKIVQEKKEAFRLTQKTGSTQVSNDSDERYEYKKPQIFIDQLFSMSDNSRAFTDEEILHNVFVMLVAGNDTSGLAVAHASLFLAMYQDIQEKVYPEIIEHFPTENTPVTAESLKLLVYTDMFIKEVLRHCPVAPSIARTNIKDIELDGINIPAGNIFTFNFWVLHRRKDVWGPKAYKFDPDNFLPERCRDRNPNAYMPFSTGARNCLGARYAMISVKVMLIYILRNFRLHTEIKHEDIKYKFGMTLKMSTQHSIQLEKRCKS, encoded by the exons atgttttccctACTTCTTCTGATAAGTCTATTATTAGGGATCCTTTTAGTTCGGGAGTATTTGCGAAGGAGACATGCATTTGCCAAAGATCTACCGGTTGCAGCTCGCATTAAGGAGATTCTTGGCGTCGATTACGGGATGATCGGCCTGACAGACGAACAGCGGTTCGACATATTGAGTCGAATGTTTGGAAAGTACGATCGGTTTTTCCAGATTTGGGTAGGTCCAACAATAGTGCTAGGAGTAAGTCATCCAGATTTGATGCAAAAAGTTCTAGCGCATACGGATTGTTTGCAAAAAGCTTTCTTCTACGATTTCGTAGGATTTGAGCATGGTGTTTTCTCAGCGAAGT ATGACTTGTGGAAAGGGCAAAGAAAGGCACTTAACCCGACATTCAATCTGAggattttgaatagttttgtgCCAATTTTTGTGACATGCTGTCAAAAACTAGTGGGTGAGATGCATCAGGTGAAAGAAGGGGATACGATTGACATGTTCAAGTACACTTCGAAATGCGCATTAGAGATGGTCTGTGGAACCACACTTGGTAGCGATGTGCTTAATCGGGACGGCAAGGATGCCTTCTTAAAGCATCTCGAAGA TATCTTTGGTTTTATTTCAAGAAGAATGCTAGGTATACATTTGTACTTTGATGCAGTTTATAAGTTAACACCATCTTATCGAAAAGAAATGTATGCGCGGAAAGAATGTGTTGTATTTGCATCAAAG ATAGTCCAAGAGAAAAAAGAGGCTTTTCGGCTTACACAGAAAACTGGAAGCACTCAAGTTAGCAACGATTCGGACGAAAGGTATGAATACAAAAAACCTCAAATTTTTATTGATCAACTGTTTTCAATGAGTGATAATAGTCGTGCATTCACTGATGAAGAAATTCTCCATAATGTGTTCGTAATGCTGGTCGCC GGCAATGATACTTCCGGACTTGCAGTGGCTCACGCGTCATTGTTCCTGGCTATGTACCAAGATATTCAGGAAAAAGTTTATCCAGAAATTATTGAACACTTTCCCACCGAAAATACACCTGTCACTGCAGAGTCCCTGAAACTACTAGTGTATACCGACATGTTTATAAAAGAAGTGCTGAGACACTGTCCGGTGGCTCCGAGTATCGCCCGTACGAATATAAAGGATATAGAGTTAGATGGCATCAACATTCCGGCTGGCAATATATTCACTTTTAACTTTTGGGTACTGCACAGAAGAAAAGACGTTTGGGGTCCAAAAGCGTACAAATTCGATCCAGACAATTTTTTACCAGAGCGATGCCGCGACCGTAATCCAAATGCTTACATGCCATTCAGCACTGGAGCTCGGAATTGTTTAG GCGCACGCTACGCAATGATAAGCGTAAAAGTTATGCTCATATATATCTTGAGAAACTTTCGGTTACACACTGAAATTAAACATGAGGATATCAAATATAAATTTGGCATGACATTGAAAATGAGTACTCAGCATTCAATCCAACTTGAAAAACGTTGCAAATC TTAA